Genomic window (Xenopus laevis strain J_2021 chromosome 3S, Xenopus_laevis_v10.1, whole genome shotgun sequence):
TTTCTTGTAAATAAACCCccaaaaacaaacacacagctgATTTTGTTGTGTTGCCCACCATACTGTATTTCCCAAATCACCATTATATTTTGTTCTGACAGTATTTTCTCAAATATGTGCATTACAAGATATGGAttacaggggctgatttatcaaataaGAAAATGATGTATCCTGATGGATTATTGGCAGTTTAATATTTTCCCCATTGATCAAAACTTTTCTGACATTGTCACATTTATCAGAACTTAAATCTTTGCCAGTTCGGCAGAATGTTTTCGACTGTGTGAACGTTCAAGGGAAGcgattgtgaaaatgaaaattttaaagaaattaaaattctgtagtttttatgtaataatcaagttactcttccaCTCTGAGCAACCCATCTTCATTCCCTcgtcatgcagtaggtggagtccgTTTTTGATTGACATGTGActgtctaatacatcctttggggggttGCACCccttgtctagaagatgtattagaggtcgcTCTTTCAAAATAACTGTTTCTGacagaaatcctgtttctctgcgtCAGAgtatattttgttacattttgtttgttctgCAGTTGGTTATTTGAGCTAAAACATCTGCTAAAAAGGGGAGACCcgctaaaagatgtattagacctacctgtcaatcaaaatctgacccagacctcagcatgaagaaaGCATGACGATTGACAGGatactgatagggttgccacccagccggtattttagcGGCCTAGCCGTTAAAACACTTGCCCAGGCCGTGGCCGGTATTACAAGTTTACctgcaatgtagttgccggtaatttgtaatacccgtAAGTAAAGCCCTTGGCCTTCGGTGGAAATTTACCTTTTCTTCATCTTCTGGGCATCTCACGGCGTGGCCGCCCCTTTTTGCAGCACTACCCCCtcagctccgccccttttagcgGCACAATTCCCTCGGCTCCACCCCTTTCTGCGGCAAGGTCcctctgccccacccctttttgcatcacaccCCTTTAGTTCCCACCCACACAACTGactggtaagtttttttttttaaaaggtggcaacccttagatcagggttccccaaccttttttacccgtgagccacattcaaatgcaaaaagatttggggagcaacataaacatgaaaaagtcccttagggtaacaaataagggttttgattggctatctggtagcccctatgtgggctggtagcctacaggaggctctttttggcattattctttggttttatgcaattaaaacttgtttccaagactggaattcaaaaataatcacctgcattgaggccactgggagcaacacccaaggggttggagagcaacatgttgctcacgagctactggttggggatcactgccttagatactgaagagtaacttggtTATATCTTGAATAgtacagactttttaattgattatatttagcaaGTGTCTCATTTCAATGAGctgatgtttttattaaatttaaattttgcgATAGAAACATTTTAAGTAGAAGGAAAGTATATTTAACTTGGGGGCACTCCCAAAGtggatgtatttacttaccttacaCCCATGGcccctattagcagaaaactgcactgacctgggGTTCTGCCGCAATGGAGTGATCATCTccattcttcaaatttcccagggcagacgcatgttaAAGTTCGTTAAAGTTTTCGTTAAAGTAAGGCTTCACTCAACTacgcatgcacagccgcgagaagaaagaataAGCCGAAGGggatcactccgtggtgttcgctggaataacccctggaccagtgcagttttctgcaatgtatatttatttttctgagcAGTAACCATTCTTACTGAGGaatacagtgctgcacaatatgttggtgctttaaaaatacatgttaataataataataatacaaataataatacaaatattgacaaatcagcccctaattgctttttttctggtTCCACAAGATGTCACTGTTTAAAAGTGATTGTGGATGGAGTTTGTTTATTAGAGGAATGTAGGCTGCTCCCACTCCTACTCataaacaaaaatatgcaaataagtgAGATTCTCTGCCACATAACCCTTTATTTCCATTTGTTTCTCAAaacattgggaaaaaaatgtaaccctctttatatatatatatatatatatatatatatatatatatatatatatatatatatatatatatacatacatacatacatacatacatacatacatacatacatacatacatacatacatacatacatacatacatacatacacacacacatacatacatacatacatacatatatacatacatacatacatacatacaggtataggttatccagaatgctcgggtcctggggttttctggatgatctttctgttatttggctcttcataccttacgtcttctagaaaatcatgtaatcattaaataaacccaatacatagttacatagttacatagttacatagttaaattgggttgaaaaaagacaaagtccatcaagttcaacccctccaaatgaaaacccagcatccatacacacacccctccctacttttaattaaattctatatacccatacctatattaactatagagtttagtatcacaatagcctttaatattatgtctgtccaaaaaatcatccaagccattcttaaaggcattaactgaatcagccatcacaacatcacccggcagtgcattccacaacctcactgtcctgactgtgaagaaccccctacgttgcttcaaatgaaagttcttttcttctagtctaaaggggtggcctctggtacggtgatcctctttatgggtaaaaaggtcccctgctatttgtctataatgtcctctaatgtccttgtaaagtgtaatcatgtcccctcgcaagcgccttttttccagagaaaacaaccccaaccttgacagtctaccctcataatttaagtcttccgtccctctaaccaatttagttgcacgtctctgcactctctccagctcatttatatccctcttaaggactggagtccaaaactgcactgcatactccagatgaggccttaccagggacctataaagaggcataattatgttttcatcccttgagttaatgcccttttttatgcaagacagaactttatttgctttagtagccacagaatgacactgcccagaattagacaacgtgttatctacaaagacccctagatccttttcatttaaggaaactcccaacacactgccatttagtgtataacttgcatttatattatttttgccaaagtgcataaccttgcatttatcaacattgaacctcattttccagtttgctgcccagtttaaataggttggttttgattccaataaggattaattatatgttagtttggatcaagaacaagctcctgttttattattacagagaaaaaggaaatcattttaaaattttggattatttgtatatgGGGGATAGCCATttagtaattctgagctttctggataactgatcccatacctgaaatattaatcttttgtgtaaaaaatggctTTACTTACTTCAAAAGCACTGTGTCAccaaatacagtatacatattttaaatgtcccattattttatatttctctaaCATTCAGTGTCTGCCGATGAAATTCCAGTTGCATGAAGACAGTATAACTCCATTTCCCCTCTAACTGAGGAACAGCAGTCTTCCGTTGCATGAATAGTACTTTTGTCGTTGATATCACAGAAAAGCTGGAAAAGAGTTCTGTGGGTCAGCAGAGAAAGTATTTAGGATTAGGTCCTGAAGATCTGGGCTTTGCGATGCCTCAGGTAAGCAGTTGACTTTTTCATTATAAAATTGTTTTCAGTGATTGTGGTTAAGGTTTACTGTTCTAGATCACCATCTATTTTGGATTAAAATGTAGgcacattgaaccttatttagTAGCTAACCCCAggatccaagcattctggataatagatcctatacctttgtTGGTACTTTGTACTGGATATGCAAGATAATATGAACAAAGATATTCCATAGTGCAATAGAATAAATGGATGTACAGGAATTGAATCCAATATACAAAAcacttgggacctgaggttttccaggaCACTCAACATGCAGATGgcatacaaaaaaaaccaaaaaaacaaatagaagatGTAAAAATGGCATtgctcaacagagcttacaatccaataAGTAAATTTCCTAAATTATTGGTAGTTTGGATCTAATGCAATACATGTCTTACCTCACTGCAGGAAAGGAGTTACAGCAGATATCATGCCACATTGGAGTAATGATGGtccaaaatgctttttttctgatCTAATAAATTTTAGTTACTGGACTGACATTGCTATAATCTCTTCATGTCACAATGAAACTAATGAACCAGCACTTCCTTCGATAAGACATTGTCTGcacaaccaaaaaatttaaagaTTTTAACAATATCaggactttttttctgtttatcacACAGCCCGGTGTCAGTGGAATGGATCCTCTTTTTGGGGATGCCTTTCGGAGTCCCACATTACCTGAGCAGACCTTAACGAGCACAGACCTTCTTGCAAATAGCTCAGACCCTATTTTCATGTATGAACTGGTAAGTCTGCAGATTTTATTATGTTGGCAAGTGCTTGgatgtaaataaacaaaatacatttagatttGTTATGTGTAAACTCTCAACATTGTAACTTCTGCCATCTTTTTGattaatatttttacattgcCTCTCAAAATCAAGTcataggctaatggcacacagagtattttaaaggaattgttcagtgtaaaaataaaaactgggtaaaaaggctgtgcaaaataaaaaatgtttctgatatagctagttagccaaaaatgtaatgtataaagactggatgtctaatataacagaacatagcccaacttcctgcttttcagctctcttggtttccactgactggttaccctggttacaggcagtgaccaatcagagacttgaagggggccacatcggtcatatctgttgcttttgaatctgagctgaatgctgagagtcaattacaaactcactgaacagatatgtaccatgtggccccccttcaagtcgctgactaactcagagttagagagctgaaaagcaggaagtagtgttctggctattatattagacatccagtcactccagtctttatacactaaatttttggctaactaactatatttgaaacattttttattttgcacagcctatctatttacccagttttaattttcacgctgaactattcctttaagaagctTCTGAATCCTTCTCTGAAGCCTAGTGTTAGTGGCCAGGAAACAAAATGTGTTACTGATAAAGTTATAAAAGTAGCATTTGTAAACCAAAAAGCACTTTTCTTTGCATTTCTACTAGTGTTTTCTCCAGTACTGATTACTGCTAAATTTAGTAGCAGAGCATAATTATAAAATGCTTGAATAACATAGCTTGTACAGAATGCAAGGCTctatttctaaaatataaatgttatgtcTCCAATCAGAACATTGTACTCTTATTTTCCAGTTATTTTTAGGTTTCAAGCAATAGTGTTAAACGTAAATATCCACAATTTATTCTTCATACTTTGTTGTAATATTCTGGACATTAAAAAGTCCTGATGTTGTTTAATGCTCTCTTCTCGTGCTTTTAGGATGAAGGAGTAGGCTATCAACAGAGCCCAACTGAAAACTTCCTAATGCTAGAAGACAGCAAAGATTTTGAAAACTTGGATTCATTTATAGATGTCCTTGACAGCAGTCCACCTGTGTCTTCAAATTGGGAGCAGTGGGATACCTACTGCGAGGACCTGACAAAATACACAAAGCTTACAAGCTGTGACATTTGGGGAACTAAAGAGGTGGATTATCTTGGTCTTGATGATTTTTCAAGTCCCTATCAGGATGAGGAGGTTATCGGCAAAACACCCACTCTTGCTCAGCTTAACAGTGAGGACTCCCAGTCAGTCAACGATTCCCTTTACTATACAGATGGCTTCCTAGGCGCCAAGGCTTCATATATACAAGGGAAGAAAATGGCAGCAGGTAGAGCAGCTATACCAGTGTGCTCATCAAAGACTGCACATACTGAGATGCCATTGGCTGACTGCTCCCAAAAGGCTACCAAGTCTGTTACAAGCATCCAGATGGCAGTAAAAAACAATGTTTCATGTGAAGAAAAATGTAACCTTCATGGGGGGTGTAAGGACTATGTGAAAAAGGCCAAGGTCAAAATCAGTACGGTACTTCCGTGTCGACCAACAACCACTGTGGTTGCCACTGATGCAGCCAAGGAGAACACATGTTTTTGTGGTGCCATGGCTAAGAAGCAGGAGAGGGTAATAAGGGAGACACCCATAGGTCGTAAAAGCTGTGGCATTCTGCCTTTCAAGGAAACGCAAAAACTTTTTTGTCCAGCGCCTGCACTTATCACAATCGGTCCTGGAGATGGGAATGCTTCTGCTGGAGCTTCTGCCTCTGATCCTTCACAAAAAAAAGAGGAGCACAACTATTCACTTTTTGTATCAGAAGGCCTCACAGAACCAACAGTAAAGAGTGAGATCCCTCAACAGGAgcaagaggaagaggaggaagttGGCTTGGATGAAGAAGATCACGACGAAGGGTTTGGTAGTGAACATGAACTATCTGAGaatgaagaggaggaagaagaggaggaggaggaagaagaggaggaagactaTGAAGATGATAAAGATGATATCAGTGATACTTTTTCAGAACCGGGTATTTAATTTAGTTGAAACCATTCATTTGTtaactattttatatatgtataatacttATATATTCTAAATTCATTTATAAGAGTCTATGAAGAGAGAAATAATCGGCACTAACTTTTAGATTAATAGATGGAGTTacacatttattcattcatttattcattcatttgcaCTATAACCTGTGCATGCTAATTGTGGCAAGCTGCCACttgcagtatttatttattccagcaataataaaatatttaaaagaaagggTATCTCTTAAAACCACTTTTGCAATaaataagattattattattattattattattaaaaatttataGAGGGACTTTGAGCTGTGTGCATGCAATTATTTAGGACatatgggaaaaataaaaagagggtttTCAAAGTATAGTTTAAGTAATTATATTTAAGGGGTCTTAAACACTGGTGTTTTTGTACTTAATTTCTGAGTGGTAGGTTTTTTCATGGATTCCACTGAATGGGAACCCGTAACCAGAGCTCATTCTTTACCTATACTGACAGGATGGAGGAGAAGCACGGAACACACGAGTTGCTGCATGTTGTGTTCACCACACAACCGAGTGcggtgaatgaattttgttagcTCATGTGTTCTCTTGCAGTGAAATCCACAAAAAACCCACCATATCCATATAAAACTATGAAACCAACATCATAAGGATGTCTAGGTGCACATAATTGGGACAATGAATGGGATAATGGCATAGGAGGGATTGAATGACCATAAACCCACATAGTTGCTTATGTGACTTATATCcagacctatttttttttatcatatgttCACATATACAGCACTTCTATACCTAGGTCTAACCAGAAGTTACTGTGTCTCACAACATTATCTTTAAAGGTGATTAGTGTATTAAAGTTAAAGGGGATTTtaacaggtggtcactttaaataaaaggggtaagctccccacctgcaacatatatggtgttgtgctattctcttaaatcttatACACTAGCCCAATCTCGACATCTGTTTCTGTCTtctgcaggagttgggtgtcagatattcattgacagttagatacaatttatcttataggggggctccttttgtctagaagatgtattagagctcactctattaaaatcaacagacatcatgtctctctacatgcaggatttgtgcaaaaggcagttattttgttagattgtgtttgtgctggaatcagttatttgagtgagctctatttcacctgctaggaaaggaagcctctctataagatatattgtatctaactctcagtaaatatctgacacccaaatcctgcatgaagactaaagaataaagagaaacagatgctgagagagggatagtgaagataaacttgattatttcagaaatggtatagaatatgtaattgattgtatttagaaagtttcttatttcagtgtgatgctTATATTAATAATAGTTACCCCTTAAAGGGCCTGTTGAATACAGTTGCAGTTTATCTTCAAATGTAGGTTGGCATAGCCTGCATTTGAAGATACGTGTTTCTAACGTCCCCTaaactgaaggtctggggcttttTCACACAGACCCCCTGTAACATTTGCTAAGTTAACTACTGCTACTCTCTCAATAAGTACTGGATGTCCCTTTAAACATAACCATTGAATAGGTAATTAGATACATTCTTAATGTCTAAAGTCATACATTAATGTAATTTCAGAGGCATATAATGTTGCCATATAGATATGGCATTAAACAAATTCAATAATCAATTGCTTTTATCACTGGTGTTTCCATAAGGAAGTTTATCTGCCACAAAATTATTTATCACATAatgtaagttgccatgagttccaaggtaaaactgttgtttttaaattgtttttaaataaaggataTGAAAATGATTCAGTAGAAGATCAAAAGGGAATCCCCGCCATCTCATCCCGAAAGGGGAAGCGGAGATACTTTTGGGAATATAGCGAGCAACTGATACCATCTCAACAGGAAGGAACATTGAGACCCTCCGAATGGAACAGAGATACTCTTCCAAGCAACATGTATCAAAAGAACGGATTGCACCATGGTACTGATTGTTGACTTATGTGCAGTATCTATTTAAAATTTAGGagacatttttataattaaagggaaGCTGAGTTTTAAATGTAACTTATAACATTGTAGAACAGAGATTGTTGGTGTTTTTTTGGTTCCATATGTACAATATTTGGTCAGGAACCACACCCTCATGCTTTGCATTATCATAGATATATGG
Coding sequences:
- the crebrf.S gene encoding CREB3 regulatory factor — protein: MNSTFVVDITEKLEKSSVGQQRKYLGLGPEDLGFAMPQPGVSGMDPLFGDAFRSPTLPEQTLTSTDLLANSSDPIFMYELDEGVGYQQSPTENFLMLEDSKDFENLDSFIDVLDSSPPVSSNWEQWDTYCEDLTKYTKLTSCDIWGTKEVDYLGLDDFSSPYQDEEVIGKTPTLAQLNSEDSQSVNDSLYYTDGFLGAKASYIQGKKMAAGRAAIPVCSSKTAHTEMPLADCSQKATKSVTSIQMAVKNNVSCEEKCNLHGGCKDYVKKAKVKISTVLPCRPTTTVVATDAAKENTCFCGAMAKKQERVIRETPIGRKSCGILPFKETQKLFCPAPALITIGPGDGNASAGASASDPSQKKEEHNYSLFVSEGLTEPTVKSEIPQQEQEEEEEVGLDEEDHDEGFGSEHELSENEEEEEEEEEEEEEEDYEDDKDDISDTFSEPGYENDSVEDQKGIPAISSRKGKRRYFWEYSEQLIPSQQEGTLRPSEWNRDTLPSNMYQKNGLHHGKYTVKKSRRTDVEDLTPNPRKLLQIGGELRKLNKVISDLTPVSELPLTARPRSRKEKNKLASRACRLKKKAQYEANKVKLWGLNTEYDNLLFVINSIKQEIMNRIQIPCEKWSASMEQKLDAMIKDTIGSPVAGQTSDFVNQILEKTSEGDATGGLVGLRIPTSKV